One window of the Syngnathus typhle isolate RoL2023-S1 ecotype Sweden linkage group LG21, RoL_Styp_1.0, whole genome shotgun sequence genome contains the following:
- the dnajc2 gene encoding dnaJ homolog subfamily C member 2, whose protein sequence is MLLKAVDNDETTVFRDVAASVRVQVEPVGRWFEAYVKRRNRNLSTSFQELEEEEESSEESDDEDFQLQEHPMLRTLDPKDWKNQDHYAVLGLPHLRYKATQKQIKSAHKAIVLKHHPDKRKAAGEQISEGDNDYFTCITKAIEALSDPVKRRAFDSVDPTFDNSVPSKAEGKENFFQVFPAVFERNSRWSTKKHVPNLGTMASSFEEVDNFYSFWYNFDSWREFSYLDEEEKEKAECRDERRWIEKQNRASRAQRKKEEMIRIRTLVDTAYSCDPRIKKFKEEEKARKESEKKAKVEAKKKEQEEKERARQAELEVARLAKEKEDEEAKQAAQLAKKEKEIQKKAIKKERQKLRTSCKNWNYFAASEGENVKMMEEVEKLCDRLELSSLQTLNELLATASKEDSKVAVEKQVLEVNAQLQKEREAEVQAMQASRSAEHGGGGGGGGGGGKGWNEEDLQLLIKAVNLFPAGTNARWEVIANYMNLHSTSGMKRTAKDVINKAKSLQRLDPLQKDDINRKAFEKFKKEHNSVPPTVDNAVPSERFEAPGGDGSAAPWTTEEQKLLEQALKTYPVSTPERWDKIAASVPGRNKKDCMKRYKELVEMVKAKKAAQEQVASKSKK, encoded by the exons ATGTTATTAAAAGCGGTGGACAACGATGAAACGACAGTGTTTCGAGACGTTGCCG CCTCCGTGCGGGTTCAGGTGGAGCCAGTGGGCCGATGGTTCGAAGCCTATGTGAAGAGGAGAAACAGGAACCTGTCCACCTCCTTCCAGGAgttggaagaggaagaggagtccTCTGAGGAGTCGGATGATGAAGACTTTCAGTTGCAAGAGCATCCGATGCTCCGAACGCTCGACCCAAAGGACTggaag AATCAAGATCACTACGCTGTCCTCGGTCTTCCGCACTTGAGATACAAAGCGACTCAAAAACAGATCAAATCTGCCC ACAAAGCCATTGTGTTGAAGCACCATCCCGACAAAAGGAAAGCTGCGGGAGAGCAAATTTCAGAAGGCGATAATGACTACTTCACGTGTATAACTAAAG CTATCGAAGCCCTGTCCGACCCCGTGAAGAGGCGAGCCTTCGACAGTGTCGATCCTACATTTGACAACAGCGTGCCTTCCAAGGCGGAGGGCAAAGAAAACTTCTTCCAGGTGTTCCCTGCAGTTTTTGAGAGGAACTCCCGGTGGTCCACCAAAaagcacgtgcccaacctcggCACTATGGCGTCTTCCTTCGAGGAAGTGGATAACTTCTACTCCTTTTG GTACAATTTTGATTCGTGGCGGGAATTCTCGTACTTGgatgaggaggagaaggaaaagGCTGAGTG TCGGGATGAGCGGAGATGGATCGAAAAGCAGAATCGAGCCTCCAGAGCTCAGAGGAAGAAGGAGGAGATGATCCGAATACGAACACTAGTTG ATACCGCCTACAGTTGCGATCCCCGGATCAAGAAGTTCAAGGAAGAGGAAAAGGCCCGGAAGGAGTCTGAGAAGAAAGCAAAAGTGGAAGCCAAGAAGAAAGAGCAGGAAGAAAAAGAGCGA GCCCGACAGGCTGAGCTGGAGGTGGCTCGTTTGGCGAAAGAGAAAGAAGACGAAGAAGCCAAGCAGGCGGCCCAGCTGGCCAAGAAAGAAAAGGAGATCCAGAAGAAAGCCATCAAGAAGGAGCGGCAGAAGCTCAGGACAAGCTGCAAG AACTGGAATTACTTTGCTGCCAGTGAGGGTGAAAACGTGAAGATGATGGAGGAGGTGGAGAAGCTCTGCGATAGGCTCGAACTCAGCAG CCTGCAGACCCTCAATGAGTTACTGGCCACTGCTTCAAAGGAGGACAGCAAAGTTGCAGTTGAGAAACAg GTGCTGGAGGTGAACGCacagctccagaaggagagggagGCTGAGGTTCAGGCAATGCAGGCCTCTCGGAGCGCCgagcacggcggcggcggcgggggaggagggggcggcGGCAAAGGCTGGAACGAGGAAGACCTCCAGCTGCTCATCAAGGCCGTCAATCTTTTCCCTGCTGGAACCAATGCGAG atGGGAAGTTATTGCCAACTACATGAATTTACACTCGACAAGTGGCATGAAGAGGACAGCCAAAGACGTCATCAACAAAGCCAAGAGTTTACAACGCCTtg ATCCATTACAGAAAGACGACATCAACAGAAAAGCCTTTGAGAAATTCAAGAAGGAACACAATTCTGTGCCACCCACCGTTGACAACGCTGTGCCATCGGAGAGATTTGAAG CCCCAGGTGGCGATGGAAGCGCCGCTCCCTGGACCACAGAGGAACAGAAGCTTCTTGAGCAGGCCCTCAAGACATATCCTGTCAGTACGCCTGAACGCTGGGACAAGATAGCCGCATCCGTGCCAGGACGGAATAAGAAAGATTGTATGAAGAGGTACAAG GAATTGGTGGAGATGGTTAAAGCCAAGAAAGCTGCACAAGAGCAAGTCGCAAGCAAGAGTAAAAAATGA
- the chst11 gene encoding carbohydrate sulfotransferase 11 isoform X3: MRRNPFVAEGCCGKGSRNALQELYNPSQPELSGAAILHQTRRDQVADACRVYSASSRKRRVLTPGDLKHLVVDEDHELIYCYVPKVACTNWKRVMMVLTGRGKYSDPMEIPSNEAHIPSNLKTLNQYSIAEINHRLKNYLKFLFVREPFERLVSAYRNKFTLKYNSSFHKRFGTRIVRRYRKNATQDALANGADVKFKEFAEYLVDPATRRDGPLNEHWQTVSQLCHPCHIHYDLVGKYETLEEDANYVLRLAGVADFLRFPSYAKSTRTTDAMTAQFFGNISTPQQLQLYQLYKLDFLMFNYSTPTYLRLD; this comes from the exons CCCGAGCTGTCGGGGGCGGCCATCCTCCACCAGACCCGACGGGACCAGGTGGCGGACGCGTGTCGGGTCTACAGCGCGTCCAGCCGCAAGCGACGGGTCCTCACGCCCGGAGACCTCAAGCACCTGGTGGTGGACGAGGACCACGAGCTCATCTACTGCTACGTCCCCAAGGTGGCCTGCACCAACTGGAAACGCGTCATGATGGTGCTGACGGGCCGGGGCAAATACAG CGACCCGATGGAAATCCCGTCCAATGAGGCCCACATCCCGTCCAACCTGAAGACCTTGAACCAGTACAGCATCGCCGAGATCAACCACCGGCTGAAGAACTATCTGAAGTTCCTGTTTGTCCGCGAGCCGTTCGAGAGACTGGTGTCGGCCTACCGCAACAAGTTCACCCTCAAGTACAACTCGTCCTTCCACAAGCGCTTCGGCACGCGCATCGTGCGGCGCTACCGCAAGAACGCCACGCAGGACGCCCTGGCCAACGGCGCCGACGTCAAGTTCAAGGAGTTCGCCGAGTACCTGGTGGACCCGGCCACCCGACGCGACGGCCCGCTCAACGAGCACTGGCAGACCGTCTCCCAGCTGTGCCACCCGTGTCATATCCACTACGACCTGGTGGGCAAGTACGAGACCCTGGAGGAGGACGCCAACTACGTTCTGCGGCTGGCCGGCGTGGCCGACTTCCTGCGCTTCCCCAGCTACGCCAAGTCCACCCGCACCACCGACGCCATGACGGCCCAGTTCTTCGGCAACATCAGCACGCCGCAGCAGCTCCAGCTCTATCAGCTTTACAAGCTGGACTTCCTCATGTTCAACTACTCCACGCCCACCTACCTCCGGCTGGACTAG